The Fusarium oxysporum Fo47 chromosome II, complete sequence genome includes a region encoding these proteins:
- a CDS encoding uncharacterized protein (of unknown function-domain containing protein), protein MTRRSPQSISLAESDDSVSSYEDDSVFDSDDDHTSDIDTNLSDASDVDLELDDAQCLPGGSDLPPEFFLLMQDNFKEEDADDTAYADGTTRQLDAIERRWNTYCKYTKQDPKYCMHHISLSKINAFFHWLFAQKTGAGERRLPGIRSSHTLKQYWKEFRLVYERETKKKIDPVLNRRMRRILRKLVVDHDLTGERRENRCMAIEDLERQAETTISTTKQRFHIGEHRIYALLFLLLIAPSGSRPRALLFLRFGDLELSLARDPQGGPHRILIRFRLRFTKTFLGEKETNILTLPETIFDSSLLLSPHTLLLGLLFHHEAFDAPTLTSPEHLSKLDIHPDEHELPLPLKQSMNDIFVFRRATKTGMNAYILSANEQITYNMISGWTKKLGELAGFGVVVILYTLRYNAGNEFDQCSNISDGLRNLMLQHANSRTFEKHYLGRVVPVDTMAVVSHKEQQKALMRQACSIGYSASKRRPTHLTAEQSASINDDPKIQDLFRQREYLLSNGNKSDKVRTRLRKITKDIQSEKARLRRKRKEQVRKAWTREQAVTDIERQLAGKTFEEPPPSPSDGNAHPAQKRLYEALTAPATNTVESEYHRRNNAILAVMSYCSVQEPPLPPMTRYKAVTAEKEVSDLHDNTTKDTASSALGDAITSVFTKSRTERSRRCFLCVGRATTLQPLDPAIHGLIKPYYSPGDLSRHFKRYHLSNIQPNEKLHCRLCDETLDHKMHLQNHAETVHGTVSHGG, encoded by the exons ATGACTCGAAGGAGCCCCCAATCTATCTCCCTTGCCGAGTCTGATGACTCAGTAAGTTCGTACGAAGATGATAGTGTGTTTGACAGCGACGACGATCACACTTCAGACATAGATACCAATCTCAGCGATGCCAGCGATGTTGACCTCGAACTGGACGATGCACAATGTCTTCCAGGTGGAAGTGATCTGCCACCGGAATTCTTTCTCCTTATGCAAGATAACTTCAAGGAAGAGGACGCAGATGACACTGCGTATGCTGATGGCACAACGCGACAACTTGATGCAATTGAGCGTCGGTGGAATAC TTATTGCAAGTACACGAAACAAGACCCTAAATACTGCATGCATCATATCTCCTTAAGTAAGATTAATGCATTCTTTCACTGGCTTTTTGCCCAAAAAACTGGGGCTGGGGAAAGGAGGCTCCCTGGTATAAGGTCTTCCCACACCCTTAAGCAGTATTGGAAGGAGTTTCGACTTGTATACGAGAGAGAGACTAAGAAAAAGATTGACCCTGTTCTAAACCGGAGAATGCGCAGG ATCCTTCGAAAACTCGTTGTCGACCACGATTTAACAGGAGAGCGACGCGAAAACCGATGCATGGCTATCGAGGACCTTGAGCGGCAAGCAGAGACAACTATTAGTACGACTAAACAGAGGTTCCACATTGGCGAGCACCGCATCTACGCTCTTTtgttccttcttctcatcgcaCCAAGTGGCTCTAGACCTAGAGCACTCCTTTTCTTAAGATTTGGCGACCTCGAGCTTTCTTTGGCGCGTGATCCTCAAGGCGGCCCGCACCGTATTCTTATTCGTTTCAGACTTCGCTTCACGAAGACCTTCCTTGGAGAAAAAGAAAC CAACATCTTGACTCTTCCCGAGACTATCTTTGACTCGAGCTTGTTACTCAGTCCACATACCCTTCTTCTAGGTCTTTTATTCCATCATGAGGCTTTTGATGCGCCGACTCTTACTTCTCCTGAGCATTTGAGCAAGCTTGATATCCACCCCGACGAGCACGAGTTACCCCTACCACTCAAGCAGAGTATGAATGACATATTCGTCTTTCGCAGGGCCACTAAGACAGGCATGAACGCGTACATATTGTCTGCAAACGAACAGATTACGTATAATATGATTTCCGGTTGGACAAAGAAGCTTGGCGAATTAGCTGGGTTTGGCGTTGTTGTGATCTTGTATACGCTCCGTTACAACGCAGGAAACGAGTTTGACCAATGCT CGAATATCAGCGATGGACTTCGCAACCTTATGCTTCAACACGCCAACTCTAGGACTTTCGAGAAGCATTACCTCGGCCGTGTCGTACCTGTGGATACTATGGCTGTTGTAAGCCATAAAGAGCAGCAAAAAGCGCTGATGCGTCAAGCCTGCAGTATCGGGTACTCAGCCAGCAAGCGACGGCCTACCCATCTCACTGCTGAGCAGTCTGCGAGCATTAATGATGATCCCAAGATTCAGGATCTCTTTCGACAACGAGAATACCTACTTTCTAATGGCAACAAGTCCGATAAAGTTCGCACACGTCTAAGGAAGATTACTAAGGATATTCAAAGCGAGAAGGCTCGCCTACGCCGAAAACGCAAAGAGCAAGTCAGAAAAGCTTGGACCCGGGAACAGGCTGTAACCGATATAGAGAGACAACTAGCTGGCAAGACATTTGAGGAGCCACCACCCTCGCCATCGGATGGCAATGCTCATCCAGCCCAGAAACGCCTATACGAAGCTTTAACAGCCCCAGCGACCAACACAGTTGAGTCCGAATATCATCGCCGTAATAATGCAATTCTCGCCGTCATGTCTTACTGTTCCGTCCAAGAGCCACCCTTACCTCCTATGACCAGATACAAAGCGGTTACTGCTGAGAAAGAAGTCTCTGATCTACACGACAACACCACAAAGGATACCGCAAGTAGTGCTTTGGGTGATGCAATAACTTCAGTCTTTACTAAAAGCCGAACGGAGCGAAGTCGAAGGTGCTTTCTCTGTGTCGGTCGGGCCaccactcttcagcctctcGATCCGGCGATTCATGGGCTAATCAAGCCTTACTACTCACCGGGGGACTTAAGCAGGCACTTCAAACGATACCACCTGTCTAATATTCAACCAAACGAAAAGCTTCATTGCCGCCTGTGTGATGAGACGTTAGATCATAAGATGCACTTGCAAAACCATGCTGAGACAGTACACGGGACTGTATCACATGGAGGTTGA
- a CDS encoding heterokaryon incompatibility protein-domain-containing protein, protein MKRWMVQSRENHKHVNTLTRLPTRVLRASKDSQEVILCDLEDQYAEYAALSHCWGSSRPFMLTSNTIHSLRSGIPTSDLPKSFQDALWLTCQLQIPYLWIDSLCILQDNPNDWIRESSRMSEVYGNASLTIAACRAKDSSQGFLGPRTVYEKITLSFHVNGISSEVFACVSPLKYVGEPSRIIDLEDEPLSGRAWTLQERYLSPRILHFTHSQTYFEYGSSFLAEDGCTVRPPPSNPDTVIGQYLIPKATPQCWRAWRKIVTRYSRRNLTFEADKLPALGGIAARFAAESIGEDGSSDQSDCYLAGLWRDDLIRGLCWNSDFPDLSPAGISQAPTWSWASTRSSIYYGTDWFDKMEDLAVVRDARVELETPGNLFGRVTGGRILMGVTRLRVHRRPDSPHLWCCEDDKIFRIGTSWDGRKYLAPEAGRPAVSANDETEIFAVPLGWIKNHLTLPDSPDGLVGPFFIILLLDEDSLHLGQVPTFRRVGSGSAIAFHDPREGLDKVGLERLISDRFRAAKDDGKLEDIIIV, encoded by the coding sequence atgaagaggtgGATGGTTCAGTCTAGGGAGAACCACAAGCACGTGAACACACTCACACGGCTTCCTACAAGAGTCCTCAGAGCCAGCAAAGACTCACAAGAAGTTATTCTCTGTGATCTAGAAGACCAGTACGCAGAGTATGCCGCTCTTAGTCATTGCTGGGGCTCTTCCAGGCCTTTCATGTTGACTTCCAATACGATCCACAGTCTTCGGTCAGGTATTCCGACGAGTGACCTTCCTAAATCCTTTCAGGATGCTCTTTGGTTGACTTGCCAGCTGCAAATTCCATATCTCTGGATCGACAGTCTATGCATCTTGCAAGACAACCCTAATGACTGGATTCGTGAGTCATCTAGGATGTCCGAAGTCTACGGAAACGCATCCCTGACTATCGCTGCATGCCGGGCCAAGGACAGTTCCCAAGGTTTCCTGGGCCCCCGAACGGTGTACGAAAAGATAACTCTGTCCTTTCATGTAAATGGAATATCTAGCGAGGTATTTGCCTGTGTCTCTCCACTGAAGTATGTTGGAGAGCCCAGCCGGATCATCGATTTGGAGGACGAACCATTATCAGGGCGTGCTTGGACACTACAAGAGCGATATCTCTCACCTCGGATACTGCATTTCACGCACTCGCAAACCTACTTCGAGTACGGGTCAAGTTTCTTGGCGGAAGACGGCTGTACTGTGCGCCCGCCGCCGTCCAATCCCGATACTGTCATCGGTCAATACTTGATTCCAAAGGCGACACCGCAGTGTTGGAGAGCCTGGAGAAAGATCGTCACACGATACTCGAGACGGAATCTTACCTTCGAAGCTGATAAATTACCGGCATTGGGGGGGATAGCTGCCCGTTTCGCAGCCGAATCCAtaggagaagatggcagtTCGGACCAAAGCGACTGTTATCTGGCGGGCCTATGGAGAGATGATCTTATCCGCGGTCTATGTTGGAATTCTGATTTTCCCGATCTGAGCCCTGCCGGCATCTCTCAGGCACcgacttggtcttgggcttctaCGCGATCGTCCATATACTACGGCACTGACTGGTTTGATAAGATGGAAGACCTTGCTGTGGTTCGAGATGCAAGAGTGGAACTGGAGACCCCTGGAAACTTGTTTGGCAGGGTCACTGGTGGCCGGATATTGATGGGCGTGACAAGGTTGAGGGTACACAGGAGGCCGGACAGCCCACATTTGTGGTGTTGCGAAGATGATAAAATCTTTCGCATCGGGACATCCTGGGATGGTCGGAAGTATCTTGCACCAGAGGCCGGTAGACCAGCGGTCTCTGCTAATGACGAGACTGAGATTTTTGCAGTTCCTCTCGGATGGATCAAGAACCACCTCACGTTACCTGACAGCCCAGACGGCCTGGTAGGCCCTTTctttataattctattattaGACGAAGATAGCTTGCACCTAGGCCAAGTGCCAACGTTTCGAAGAGTTGGGTCAGGGTCCGCCATAGCGTTTCATGACCCGAGAGAGGGCTTGGATAAGGTAGGGCTAGAGAGATTGATATCAGACAGGTTTAGGGCCGCTAAGGATGATGGAAAGCTTGAGGATATTATAATTGTATAA
- a CDS encoding uncharacterized protein (expressed protein) has protein sequence LYPLGAFTSVNDDLVYSPLYETRTMLSPLCYAALQGLDEAIRFLFLFRKEDEQRDLDFALFLANRSGHLKTADLLLSYGANPGQESFSNGLHGAAWRGLKSVIYHYINNLHANPDINDASFTTPVTYAMLNKQDEQDAWDTIECLFGLGANPLARFGNRGWTCADLAWEMGKKDLAQRLEDFAKSGSPSISTYPAAVARPLGYRYVRQPVEHCRNSRPAR, from the coding sequence TTGTATCCCCTCGGCGCCTTTACCTCCGTCAATGATGACCTAGTCTACTCTCCCCTGTATGAGACTCGGACAATGCTCTCCCCGCTATGCTACGCTGCGCTTCAAGGCTTGGATGAGGCTATTCGTTTTCTGTTCCTCTTTCGAAAGGAGGACGAACAGAGGGACTTGGACTTTGCCCTATTCTTAGCCAACCGTTCTGGGCACCTAAAAACGGCTGACTTGCTTTTGAGCTACGGAGCAAACCCGGGACAGGAGTCTTTTTCCAATGGTTTACATGGTGCCGCCTGGCGAGGGCTGAAGAGTGTGATATACCATTATATCAATAACCTCCATGCCAACCCTGATATTAACGATGCATCATTCACGACACCAGTTACGTATGCCATGCTTAACAAACAAGACGAACAGGATGCTTGGGATACTATTGAGTGTCTCTTTGGGTTAGGAGCGAATCCTTTGGCTAGATTTGGTAATCGGGGTTGGACTTGTGCCGATCTTGCATGGGAGATGGGGAAAAAGGATTTAGCACAAAGACTCGAGGATTTCGCAAAATCTGGTTCACCATCTATTTCGACTTATCCAGCAGCAGTTGCACGACCTCTAGGTTACCGTTACGTGAGGCAGCCTGTAGAGCATTGCCGTAATAGCCGCCCTGCGCGTTGA